Within the Streptomyces sp. R41 genome, the region CCAGCAGCACTCTGCCCTCGTCGTCGAAGACGACGGCGCTCACCCCGGGGAGCCAGAGAAGCTGATGGCCCGCGGAGGCCCGGATCGTGTGAATGAAGTCTGGAGTAGCCATGACTCGACCCTAACGGCCGCGCTCCGTTACCCCCTGGCGGCCGGGGCGTCCTACCTGCTGACGTTCCGACGTCCACGAACCGTCGTCGCCACCGCCCAGCCGAGCCCGCCCGCCGCGACCAGCAGCAGAGCCATCTCGGGGAGGATGCCGAGCTTCGTGGCAGGGGTCTGGGAGGAGCGCAGCGGCACCTTCTGGACCAGCGAGTCGGCCACGAACATCCCGGTCTTCTGGGTGATCTTCCCGTCCGGCATGATCACGGCGCTGACGCCACTCGTCACCGGTACCGTGACGGTGCGGCTGTGCTCCACGGCGCGGACGCGGGACATCGCGAGCTGCTGGTAGGTCATCTCGCTGCGGTCGAAGGTCGCGTTGTTGCTCGGCACGGAGATCAGCTGCGCGCCGTCGGTGACCTCGGAGCGCACGGCCCAGTCGAAGGCGGCCTCGTAGCAGGTGACCAGGCCGACCTTGGCGCCGTCCATCGTGAACACGCCCGGCTTGGTGCCCCGGCTGAAGTCCTGACGGACCATGCTGGTCCAGTTCTTGTTGATCGCCCCGAGCAGCGACCGCATCGGGAGGTACTCGCCGAAGGGCTGGACCTGCCGCTTGTCGTAGGTGTCGGTCGGCCCCTTCTCCGGGTCCCAGAGGATCTGCTCGTTGTAGAGCTTGCCGTCGCGCTCGACGACACCGCCCACCGAGATGGGAGCGCCGATCGCCTTGGCCGCGCTGTCGATCACGGCGCGCGCGTCGGCGTTGGCGAACGGGTCGATGTCGGAGGAGTTCTCCGGCCACAGCACGAAGTCCGGCTGGGCGAACTTGCCCGCCTTGACCTCGGCGGCCAGCCGCTCGGTCTCCCGCGCGTGGTAGTCGAGAACGGCGCGTCGCTGGGCGTTGAACTCGAGCCCCGCACGCGGCACGTTTCCCTGGATGACCGCGACGGTCGCCGTCCCGTTCTCGGCCTTGTCACTCACCAGCGTCCGCGCGGCGAGCGCCCCCACCACGGGCACGACGACACTCAGCAGTGCCACCGCGGCGGCACCTCGCCGGACGACACGGGTTCGCCGGCCTTCGACGACCAGGCGCACGATCTCGTACAGACCGAAGCCGCACAGCACGACGGCGAAGCCGAGCACAGGGGTGCCGCCCACCGCGGCGAGCGGAAGGAAGACGCCGTCGGCCTGCCCGAAGGCGATCTTTCCCCAGGGGAAGCCGCCGAACGGCGCACGCGCGCGTGCCGCCTCTCCCGCGATCCACACCGCGGCCGCCCACAGCGGCCACGCGGGCAGCCGGGAGACAAGCGTGACGCCCGCGCCGACCAGCGCTATGTACACCGCCTCCACCGCGACGAGAGCCAGCCACGGCCCGGAGCCGACCTCGACACCGGTCCACACGAGCAACGGCAGCAGGAACCCGAGGCCGAACAGATAACCGAGCCCGAGACCCGCCTTCCAGGTGCGGCCGCGCAGGACCCAGGCGAAGACCGCGAAGGCCGGCAGGGCCAGCCACGACACGGTCCGCGGCGGAAAGCTGACGTACAGCAGCACTCCGGAGAGCGCCGCGGCGGCGTACGGAGCGAGACGCCGCGCCAGTCCGGCAGCGCGCGAGGCGGGTGCGGCCTGGGGTTCGAGCTGTTCCGGCTCTTCTACGGTGGTTGCTGTGGCGGTCACTCGGGGAGTGTACGGCGCGTGACCTTGGCACCGACAGCACGGTCTCGTCGGCCTCGGTGGGCGAACGGCTGCCGGCAGGACGCGCCGCACGCATCTGCTGCAACGTTTCTGCGCAACTTGTCCACAAACCGGTGCATCACCCGTTACCGTGTGCCCGAGCCTCTGACGTGCGGCCGGATGCGGCCACGACGACCGGGGCCCGTCATACACGGGGGGCGACGGGGTGGGGTCCACGGGGATGACGTCCGCGGCCGATTCGGCGGCCGCGGACGAAAGACGCAACGCTTCGGACGCCGTGGGCGTGATCGTGCTCGCGGCCTGCGCCGTCTGGTCCTTGATCACGGCGGCCGCGCATGACGGCAGACCCGAGGGCGTACTGCTGGCGGTACTCGCGGTGGCGGCCGGATACGCCTCGGGACGGATCTTCGGGGCGCTTCTGCCGGTCGCCGCGCCCTGCGCCGGGGCGCTTGCCGGACTCGGCCTCGCGATCGCCACTCCCGGCCCGCAGATCACCCTGCAGCTCGGTCACACGGGCGCCACGGCCGCACTGCTGACGCTCTCCACCGGCGCCGCGTGCTGCGCGGCCTGGGCGGCACGCCCGCCGGCGCTGCGCCTCACGCTGAGGCTGCTGGCCGCCGGGGTCGCGGTGACCGCGGCGGTGCTGGGGTCGACCACGGGGTTCGTCACCTGCGCCGGGGTCCTGCTGTGTTCGGTGGCCACCGCCCGCATGCGCCACCGCGCCCTGGGCCTCGCGGGTCTGGCGCTCACCGCGGCCCTGGTGACGGGAGCGACCTGGGCGATCGCCGAGGACGCGCTGCCCGACGGCCTCACCGCCTCCTTGGAGGGACAGCTGACCCAGCACCGGGTCCTGCTCTGGCGCGACGCGCTCCGCCTGGCCCGCCAGGATCCGGCGCTGGGTGTCGGTCCCGGGCGCTACGGAGAGCTCAGCCCGACGGTCACGCAATCCCTGCTCCCCGACGGCAAGCCCCACTCAGCGCCACTTCAGCAGGCGGCCGAGCAGGGCCTGATCGGCGTGGCACTGCTCGCGGCGGCGTTCTGCTGGGTCCTGTACGCCCTGTGGCGCACTCCGCGCACCACACCGATCGCGCTGACGGCGGGCGCGGCCCTGACCGCGCTGGCCGCAATCGCGTCCATCGGCAACGCGCTGAGCTTCACCACGGTGACGGCCGGAGCGGGTCTGCTCGCGGGGCTCGCCACGGCACGGCCGCTGGCCGACGAGGGGCCGGAAAACGTCATGGCCACCATCGAGCGTCGCCGCGGCGACCAATTGGAGCCGTGAAGCGCGGTACGCCGGCGGGCAGGAACGGGTCAGATCACGGTGCCGGGGCTGGCCGGGCGCAGACGGTCACGGATGATCCGTACCGCCGCCTCTGCGTTGTCCACCGTGATCGTGAACGTATGCCCGTCGCCGAGACGCAGCACCACGCCCTCGCCGCGTCGGACGATCACGGCGGTCCCCTTCTCAGGCCGCCAGCGGTAGCCCCAGCCGCCCCACTGGCGGGGAGTGACGCGGGGCTCGAAGTCGGCACCCACGACGCTGGAGAGCGGAATGCGGCGGCGCGGCAGACCGATGTGGCCGCAGCGCACCTCGACGCAGTCCTTGTCGACCTTCACGGCGACGTGCACGAACGCGAGCGTGCCGAACAGGATCAGCAGCCCGGCCGCGATGCATCCGACCACGGACATGACGAGCGGGGCCGTGCCCGACGTCCACACGGAGTCGACGGCCAGCTCGATACCGAGCGCCAGGCAGGCGGCGCCGCCGAGCGCGGGCAGCCATTGGACGCGGTTGGTCGCACGCCCGGTCCAGACCTCCGAGTGCGTGCTTTCGCCGTGTGGATGGTCCCTCATGTCAATGAGACTACTCAGGTTCCGCACCGCGGGCACCGTGTCGCGGAGCGTTACTCCTCCGGGTGGGCCGCCGCCGTACGGAGGGCGTCCGCGCGATGACCGGCGGTGACCGTAAGTCAGCGTGCGGGACTGACCGCCGACAGGAGGCGGCCTTCCTCGTACTCCAGCGCGGTCGCGGGCAACGCGCCCTCACGACCGCTGAGGAGCACCGTGACGGCGGAGTCGGCGGGAGCCTCGGGGTCCGGGAGCTCGCCGATCCTGCGCAGCGCCTGGGCGGCGACCGCACCGGCGGACCCGTGCAGGACCAGCGGCGGAAGTCCGGGCTGCTGTACGGCCGCGCGGATGCGCTCGGCGACCAGCTCGTAGTGGGTGCAGCCCAGAACGACGGCCCTTACATCCTCAGGGGTGCGCTCCGCGGCGGCGGCGATCGCGGCATCGATGGCTGTCTGATCCGCGTGTTCCACGGCGTCGGCGAGGCCGGGGCAGGCCACCTCGGTGACGGTCACTCCGTCCGCGAACTCACGGATGAGTCCCCGCTGATAGGGGCTGCCGGTGGTGGCGGGCGTGGCCCAGATCGCGACGGGACCGCCGCCCGCCGCGGCCGGCTTGATCGCCGGGACGGTGCCGATGACGGGCACCTCCGGCTCAAGGCGGGCGCGCAGTGCGGGCAGGGCGCGTACGGAGGCGGTGTTGCAGGCGACGATCAGCGCGTCCGGCCGATGCCGCGCAGCGGCCTCGGCGACGGCGAGGGCGCGTGCGGTGACATCCTCCGGCGTACGCGGCCCCCAGGGCATGCTGCCAGGGTCCGAGGAGAGCACGAGATCGGCGTCGGGCCGCAGTCGACGTACTGCGGTGGCAGCGGCGAGCAGTCCGATTCCGGAGTCCATGAGCGCGATCTTCACCCGGTCACCTTAGACGATCCGCCTCAACGGACGGCCGGGGTGGGGCAGACTGCGGCGGGTGAGCGCCGTTGTGTGGATCGCTGGGGGATCACTGGCCGCGTGGCTGTGGCTGCTGCTCGGCCAGGGCTTTTTCTGGCGTACGGATGTGCGGCTGCCGCCGCGCCGGGATCCGGACGACTGGCCCTCTGTCTGTGTCGTCGTACCGGCGCGGGACGAGGCGGCTGTTCTGTCCGTGAGCCTGCCGTCGCTCCTCGCCCAGGACTATCCGGGGCGGGCGGAGATCTTCCTCGTCGACGACGGCAGTTCGGACGGCACCGGGGAGCTCGCTCGTGAACTCGCCCGCACGCATGGCGGGCTGCCGCTCACCGTCGACTCGCCCGGGGAGCCGCCCGCGGGCTGGACGGGCAAGCTCTGGGCCGTGCGCCACGGAATCGACCTGGCACGCGCGCGTGGACCCGAATATCTGCTGCTGACGGACGCGGACATCGCCCATGACACTGCCAGCCTGCGGGAGTTGGTGGCGGCCGCGCGCACTGGCGGCTTCGACCTCGTCTCGCAGATGGCCCGGCTGCGCGTGGAGAGCGTGTGGGAGCGGCTCGTCGTGCCCGCCTTCGTCTACTTCTTCGCACAGCTCTATCCCTTCCGACGGATCGCGGTGAAGGGCTCGCGGACGGCGGCCGCGGCGGGCGGCTGTGTCCTGCTCCGTACCGACGCCGCCGAGCGGGCGCGGATCCCGGACGCGATCCGGCATGCCGTGATCGACGACGTGGCGCTCGCCCGGGCGGTCAAGCGCGGCGGCGGCCACATCTGGCTGGGGCTCGCCGAGCGGGTGAACAGCGTGCGGCCGTATCCGCGGCTCCACGACCTGTGGCGGATGGTCTCGCGCAGCGCGTACGCCCAACTGCGGCACAGCCCGCCGCTGCTCGCCGGAACGGTCGCCGGCCTGACCCTGGTGTACCTGGTGCCGCCGGTCGCCCTCGTGGTGGGCCTTGCCGCGGCCAACGCGTGGGCGGCGACCGCCGGAGGGCTCGCGTGGCTGCTGATGACGGCGACGTATCTGCCGATGCTCCGCTACTACCGGCAGCCGCTGTGGCCGGCCCCGCTGCTGCCGGCCACCGCGTTCTTGTACCTCCTCATGACGGTCGATTCCGCGGTGCAGCACTACAGGGGGCGCGGCGCCGCCTGGAAGGGCCGCACCTACGCGCGTCCCGACACCGCCCTGGACGAGAGCTGATCGCTCACTTCCTGCCGGGGGTCCAGTTCATGCCCCACCCGTAGGCGTAGTCCACGGTGCGCTGCGGACTCACTCCGCGCTCGGGGACCAGGTAGCGGGCCTCGCGCTGGACGACCAGGTCGCCGCCGTTGTTGGTGATGAGGGCGAGGGCGCAGACGGTCGAGGGCACCGTGCACTCGTCGAGAGAGAAGTCGACCGGCGCGCCGCCGAGCGGCTGGAGGGTGACCGTGGCGTGCAGGTCGGCGAAGGAGCGTGCTCCTTCGTAGATGGTCACGAAGATGAGGATGCGCCGGAAGCTCTGCTTGTGATCGAGGTTGATGGACAGGTTCTCGCCACTGGCCACGGCGCCGGTGCGGTCGTCGCCGTCGAGGTGGATGTACGGGGGCTGGTGCAGCGCCCCGAAGGCGTTGCCGAGCGCCTGGACGACTCCCTTGCGGCCGTCCGACAGCTCGTACAGGGCGCACAGGTCGAGGTCGAGGTCCGCGTGCATCGCGACGGCCCGGCCCCGCTTGCTGCCCCACCCCGAGAACTGCTTGCGCACCTGCCAGTTGAGGTTCACGCGCATCGTGCCCGAGGTGCCGCCCTGTTTGGCGAGCGAGACCGAGGGAGCCTCCTTGGTGAGCGTCACCTTGGAGAGGCGGACCGGAGCCGCGGGCGGTGCGGGCGGTGCGGGCGGTGCGGGCGGTGCGGGCGGTGCGGGCGGTGCGGGCGGCGGCATGGTGACGGAAGGCGCGACCGGCGGTGGCATGGTCACCGGCGGAGCCGGGGGCGGCGGCGGACTCTGCACACGGGTGACGGGCGCGGGCGGTACGGCGGCAGGCGGTGCCGCGTGCTGCGGTTCGTCCACCGTGATCCCGTAGTCCGTGGCCAGCCCTTCGAGTCCACTGCTGTAGCCCTGCCCGACGGCGCGGAACTTCCAGGCGCCCTGGCGCCGGTAGAACTCGCCGAGCACGAATGCGGTCTCGACGGTCGCGTCGGCACTGTCGAAGCGCGCGACCTCCGTGCCCCGCTGCGCGTCGACCACCCGGATGTAGAGCCCGGGAACCCGCCCGAAAGTGCCGCCGTCCGCGGAAGCGGCCAGCACCACGGTCTCGATCGCCGGCTCCACGCGCGCGAGATCGACGAGCAGAGCGTCTGTGACCTGACCGCCGGCGTCCCGCTTGCCCTCGTGCCGCACGGCACCGGAGGAGTGCGCCGGCTGGTTGTAGAAGACGAAGTCGCCGTCCGAGCGGACCTTTCCGGACACCAGCAACAGCGCCGAGGCATCCGCGTCGGGCACCCCCGGTCCTGAACGCCAGCCCAATTCGACGCGCAGTGCGGTCGTCGGCACGGGAACATTCGATCCCTTAGGCATTGACATGTACGCCCCCATCACGTGTCTCCGCGCCGGGCCGCGCCTCGGGCAGGCCACTGACTCCGTTCCGCCAAACCTAATCCCCCGGCCCACCGAACTCCCATGCCTCGCACTGGAAGATCCGTGGTCAACCGCGGGTAACCCACCCGGAACTCGGCCTTTACACGATCCGAGCGCCGTTTGGCGTCCTTTTTTGCCGAGTTCGCTCGCATTGGGGATCCCGCGTCACTGCCGACACGGAAAACAACCCTCTTATCGGTCTCCCCAACCAGCACATCGTGGGCTTAACTTATGTGCCATGACCTCCCCCCGCTCCACCTATGGCGGCGGTTACTACTCCGCGCCGTCCTTCTTCCCGGACACCCCGATCTACGACTCGCTCGTCGCCGAGCGGGGCACCCCTCAGATCGCTCCGATCCGGGTTCCCGCCGCCTACGACACGGGCAGCCATCTGCCGGCCCTCCCGTCGGCACTTCCCGCCCTGCCGGCCGGGCCCTCCCACCAGGCTCCCTCGTACGGCTACCCGCAGGCCCAGCAGCCCGCGCCGCTGCAGCAGGCCCCCGCGCCGTACATCCCGCAGCAGGCGGGGGGACCGCGCGGCTATCCGGGCGCCCAGCCGCAGCAGCAGCGCCCAATGGGCGGCACGGGCTACGAGGCGATGCGCCCCGCGGCTCCCCGCCCCGCTCCGGCTCCCTACCAGGACCCCTACAACAACCAGCAGTACCGCGGCTACTGAGTAATTCGCGCCGGATTGTCGGTGCCTGCTGGCACCATGACGGTCATGGGGAACGCGGAGCTGCACTCGATCCATGTCCATCCGGTCAAGGCGTTCCGGGGCCAGTCGTCCCGGGAGGCCGTCGTGGAGCCCTGGGGGCTGGCCGGAGACCGACGCTGGGTACTGATCGACGACGGGGGAAAGGTCGTCACGCAACGCCAGCAGCCACGTCTGGCACTCGCCGCCGCCGAGCTGCTGCCCGGCGGCGGCATACGGCTGTCCGCGGAAGGCCGTGAGCCGGTCAGCGTTCCCGTGCCCGAGCCGATCGGCACGACGACGCTGGACATCTTCGGGGACAAGGTGGATGCCGTCCTCGCCGACGCCGCCGCGCACGCCTGGTGCAGCGACTACCTGGGCGTCGAGGTTCGCCTCGTCCACATGGACGATCCCGCCACGCGTCGGCCGGTCGACCCGGACTTCGCGCGCCCGGGCGAGACCGTCAGCTTCGCCGACGGCTATCCGCTGCTCGTGACGACACTCGCCTCGCTGCAGGCCCTCAACTCTTTGATCGCGCAAGGCGACCACGCCCATGAGGGCCCGCTACCGATGAACCGTTTCCGGCCGAACATGGTCGTGTCCGGCACGGCCGCCTGGGCCGAGGACGACTGGTCCCGGATCGCCATCGGCGAGGTCACCTTCCGCGTCGCCAAGATGTGCGGCCGATGCGTCGTGACCACCACCGACCAGTCGACCGCCGAGCGCGGCAAAGAGCCCCTGCGCACCCTCGGGCGCCACCGCCGCTTCGGCGGCCAGTTGGTCTTCGGGCAGAATCTGGTGCCCGAGTCCCCCGGCGCGGTGCGCGTCGGCGACCCGGTCACCGTCCTCGAATAGTCCGCGCGACCGAGTTCCGTGAATGTGCCCGCCGGGAGGGAACCCGGGCCCTGGGCACGATCGTTGAGACTTCGTGAGAAGTTCATGAGAGGCCCGGGGGAAGGGTGATTTCGCTCTCTCTTCCCCGTGCTCTCGCGTGAGCGGCTCCGCTGCGGGTTATCACGGACGCGGAAGGGGGTGCGGGACGGTGCGAGCTATCAGGGGACTCTGGCGCTGGCGGCACAATCCGCTGCGCCGCACGACCGATCTGGTCGAGGCCTGGCTGGCCCTGGCGGCAGTGCTGCTCGTCCTCGTCGCCGCTCCCGTCATCGGCTCCGTCGTCGGGGCCGCGGCCCAGGACGCGTTGCAGCAGTCCGTGCGGGACCAGCGGCACAGCCGCCACGAGGTGGCGGCCACCGTCGTCAAGAAGCTGTCCCGCAGCCCGCTGGATCCCGACCCCGAGACCTCCTCCGCGCGGGATGCCCACAGCCGCGTCCTCGCCGACTGGACGGCACCGGACGGCACCGCGCGCCACGGCACGGTGACAGCCGCCCTCAAGTCCCCCCACCATGGGGACCACTTCACCATCTGGACCGACCTGCACGGCCGAATAGTCGGCCGCCCACTGGACAGCGCCACCGCGACGACGCACGCCGTGCTGGCCGGATTCGGCGCGGCCCTGCTGTCCGCGGGCATCGTCGAGGGCGGCAGACGGCTGATCGTCTGGCGCATGATCCGTCGCCGGTACGCCCGTTGGGACCAGGCATGGGACAAGGCGGGTCCCGACTGGGGCAGGACCGGCACCGGCAGCTGACGGCCTTCCCGCTCCGGTCAACCCGGCGTCCCCGCGCACGCTACGGTGGACCGGCCGAACTGTTCGGCACCGCCGTGAGAGGCTGTCCTTGATCCCGACGGGGTTTCAGTACGGCCTCGCAGGACCCGCGTACGACGAGGTGGGGGCACAACAGCGCCATGGCACAGGGCACGGTCCAGGTGACGCACACCGGCACCTCGCGGTGGCGGCGCCGCACGGGAGAGTACGCATCGCTGGCCGCCGCCCTGGAGGCCGCGGCAGACGGCGATGTGCTCACCGTCGCTCCCGGCACCTACCGGGAGAACCTGGTGGTGCAGCGCGCGGTGACGCTGCGGGGCCCCGAGGGCTCCCCTGGCTCCGTGCGCATCGCTCCGGTGGACGGGGTGCCGCTGACCGTGCGCGCCTCCGCCGTGGTCCAGGACCTGCACGTGGAGGGCCAGGACTCGGCGGCGCCCGCGCTGCTCGTCGAGGAGGGCACTCCGGAGCTCCTGGACGTGCGGATCGTCACCCGGTCCGCGGCCGGGATCGAGGTGCGCGGCGGCGCCCGTCCGACCGTGCGCCGATGCACCGTCGACAATCCGGCCGGCATCGGCATCGCCGTACTCGACGGCGGCGGTGGGGTGTTCGAGGAGTGCGAGGTCGTCGCGGCCGGGCAGTCGGGCGTCGCGGTCCGCGGGGGCGCCCATCCGCGCCTGGAGCGCTGCCGGGTGCACCACACCTCCGGCGCGGGGCTGTCGGCGACCGGTGAGAGCTCGTCGCTGGAGGCGGTCGGCTGCGAGGTGTACGAGGTCAAGGGCTCCGGGGTACAGATCACCGGGCGGGCGACGGCTCATCTCACCGACTGCGATGTGCACCGTACGACCGCCGACGGCGTCACGCTCGACACGGACGCGGTGCTCACGCTCGCCGACTGCCGTATCCACGACATCCCGGAGAACGCGGTCGATCTGCGCTCGCGCTCGGTCCTCACGCTGACGCGCACGAGCGTACGGCAGTTCGGGCGCAACGGCCTGTCGGTCTGGGACCCGGGCACGCGTGTGGACGCCAACCAGTGCGAGATCTTCGACAGCACCGGCGACTACCCCGCGGTGTGGGTCAGCGACGGCGCGACCGCGGTGCTCGACTCGTGCCGGGTGCACGACGTGCCGGACGCCCTGTTCGTCCTCGACCGCGGTTCGCGTGCCGACGTCGTCGACAGCGATCTCTCCCAAGTACGCAACACCGCCGTCTCGGTGAGCGACGGCGCCACCGCACAGCTGGACGACTGCCGTATCCGGGACGCCGCGACCGGCGCCTGGTTCCGTGACCACGGCAGCGGCGGCACCCTGTCCGGCTGCACCGTGGACGGCACCCAGACCGGCGTGATCGTCACCAAGGGCGCCGATCCCACCATCGAGCGCTGCACGGTCACTTCACCGGCCGAGGCGGGCTTCTATGTGTCGGCGGGGGGTCGCGGCAGCTTCCTCAACTGCCGGGTGAACGACAGCGGGGGCTACGGCTTCCATGTGATCGACGGCTGCCGCGCGACGCTGAAGAAGTGCCGTACGGAGCGGTGTGCGCGCGGGGGTTACGAGTTCGCCGACGGCGGCGCGCAGGGCTCGGGCGGCGGCCCGGTCGTCGAGGACTGCACGAGCGACGAGAGCGCCGGACTGCGTTCCCCGGCGCACGAGAGCGCCGTACAGACGTCGAGCCCGTCGCCCAGCCTGCTGGGTGCGATCCCCGGTCAGCGCACCACCGAGCAGGAGCCCCTCGTCGCCGCCATGGAGCCCGCGCAGCCGGCGCGCACGTCGAAGGCCGTGCTCGGGGAACTCGACGCGCTGGTGGGCCTGGAGAGCGTCAAGCGCGAGGTGCGAGCCCTCACCGACATGATCGAGGTGGGCCGCCGCCGCCAGCAGGCGGGCCTCAAGGCGGCCTCCGTCCGACGCCATCTGGTCTTCACGGGCTCCCCCGGCACCGGCAAGACGACGGTCGCCCGGCTGTACGGCGAGATCCTCGCCTCGCTCGGCGTCCTGGAGAAGGGCCATCTCGTCGAGGTGTCCCGGGTGGACCTGGTCGGCGAGCACATCGGCTCCACCGCGATCCGCACCCAGGAGGCCTTCGATCGGGCACGCGGCGGTGTGCTGTTCATCGACGAGGCCTACGCGCTGTCACCGGAGGATTCGGGCCGCGATTTCGGGCGCGAGGCCATCGACACGCTGGTGAAGTTGATGGAGGACCACCGGGAGGCCGTGGTCGTCATCGTCGCGGGTTACACGGCCGAGATGGAGCGCTTCCTTTCGGTCAACCCCGGTGTGGCGTCCCGCTTCTCACGGACCATCACCTTCAGCGACTACGCTCCCGAGGAGCTGCTGCGGATCATGGAGCAGCAGGCCGAGGAGCACGAGTACCGGCTGGCCCCGGGCGCGGCCGAGGCGCTCCTGAAGTACTTCACGGCGATCCCGAAGGGACCCGCGTTCGGCAACGGCCGCACCGCGCGGCAGACCTTCGAGGCGATGGTGGAGCGGCACGCGGGGCGGGTCGCCCAGCTGGACGAGCCGAGCACGGACGACCTCACTCTGCTCTATGCGGAGGACCTGCCGGAGCTGCCCTGAGGCGCACCGCCGGTCGGCGGCCCTGCAGCACGTCGCCGGTCAGCTGCTCGAGGGCGCCCCGCCCGTCAGCTGCTCTGGGGCACGCCGCCTTCGTCGTCCTGTGCGCGCGGGGCCGGGACGTCCGGCCTCAGTCGTGCCAGCAGCAGTTCCCGCTCGTCCGCGAAGGCAGGGTCCGCCTGGTACTCGGAGTGGCCGAGGATCGGCGCGGGCAGCGGCTGCTTCTCGGTGCGTCCGTAGGCGAGCGGGTCCTTGAGGGGCTCGCGGTCGACCTGGGGGCCGCAGTCACCGGGCAGCCGGACGGGTCCGCCGATGGGGTCGGTCAGGCGGTACAGATTGCGCCAGCAGGCGACCTCGCGGTGCAGCGAGGTGAGGGCGGCCGGGCCGAAGTGGGCCGGGAACCAGCGCCCGTACAGGCGCTCCAGGGGTGAGCCGTAGGTGAGCAGCGCGATCCGTTTGCGTACCGACGGCTTCAGCTGCCAGGCCGCGGCGGCGGCCAGCACGCTGCCCTGGGAGTGCCCGGACAGGACGAGCCGTCCGCCGGTGGCGCGGATCCAGCTGGCCATGCGCCAGGTCAGGTCGGGCACGGCGCGCTCGGCGTAGCAGGGCGGTGCGAAGGGGTGGGCGGCGCGCGGCCAGAACGTGCCGACATCCCAGAGGATGCCGATGGTGCGGCGGGCGGCGGGATCCTTGTAGGCGCGGCGGCCCCAGGTGACGAAGAGTATGAAGCCGAAGCCGATCAGCCAGGACCCGAGCGCCTGCGCGGTCTCGGCGGCCCCCTGGACGAAGGCGTACGCCCCCCGCGCGGCCTCGCCCGGAGGGTCCTCGGTCACCAGCGCGCCCGCCAGCGCTCCGGCGCCCAGGAGCAGCGTCACGGACGAGACGACGCCGACCATGCGGGGCGCCCGGTCGGTGAGGGCGGCCATCGCGCGTGTGCTCGCGATGCGGCGTGTGCGGGCGGTGTCCTTGGGCTCTCCCTTGTAGTCGAGCTCCACGGTGTCCATCTCCCGGCCGCGCAGTTGCCAGGAGCGCCGGGCCAGCCAGCCGACGAGGCACGCCAGCACGACGAGCAGCGGGGGGATCACGGAGGCCTGCCAGGTCAGCAGGACGGGCGGGCCCGGGATCGAGTCCCGGGTGCCGTCCAGCCAGTCGGCGACGCGCTGGGACACCCCGCCGGACATCACGCCACCCAGCGCACAGGCGAGCATGGCGACGGCGGGACCGGCGAGGCCACGCATCGCGGTGCGTGTGTCGGGACGGGTGCGGTACAGGATGTGGGCCACCACGCCGAGCACGATGACAAGCAGGCCCTGGACGAGGGCGATGCCGCCGAACGTCATGTCGCCGGGCAACCGCCCCGTCGAGTGCCAGTCCGGTCGCGACCACCCGGCGTACACCAGGGTCAGGGCGAGCAGGGCGATCGAGCCGACGGGCAGCCAGCGCACGAGGGTCTGGTCCAGTTCCTGGTCCAGCCGGTTCTCGCTGCGGCCGCGGCGGCAGACCACCCACAGCACAACCGCCG harbors:
- a CDS encoding MOSC domain-containing protein, whose translation is MGNAELHSIHVHPVKAFRGQSSREAVVEPWGLAGDRRWVLIDDGGKVVTQRQQPRLALAAAELLPGGGIRLSAEGREPVSVPVPEPIGTTTLDIFGDKVDAVLADAAAHAWCSDYLGVEVRLVHMDDPATRRPVDPDFARPGETVSFADGYPLLVTTLASLQALNSLIAQGDHAHEGPLPMNRFRPNMVVSGTAAWAEDDWSRIAIGEVTFRVAKMCGRCVVTTTDQSTAERGKEPLRTLGRHRRFGGQLVFGQNLVPESPGAVRVGDPVTVLE
- a CDS encoding right-handed parallel beta-helix repeat-containing protein, translating into MAQGTVQVTHTGTSRWRRRTGEYASLAAALEAAADGDVLTVAPGTYRENLVVQRAVTLRGPEGSPGSVRIAPVDGVPLTVRASAVVQDLHVEGQDSAAPALLVEEGTPELLDVRIVTRSAAGIEVRGGARPTVRRCTVDNPAGIGIAVLDGGGGVFEECEVVAAGQSGVAVRGGAHPRLERCRVHHTSGAGLSATGESSSLEAVGCEVYEVKGSGVQITGRATAHLTDCDVHRTTADGVTLDTDAVLTLADCRIHDIPENAVDLRSRSVLTLTRTSVRQFGRNGLSVWDPGTRVDANQCEIFDSTGDYPAVWVSDGATAVLDSCRVHDVPDALFVLDRGSRADVVDSDLSQVRNTAVSVSDGATAQLDDCRIRDAATGAWFRDHGSGGTLSGCTVDGTQTGVIVTKGADPTIERCTVTSPAEAGFYVSAGGRGSFLNCRVNDSGGYGFHVIDGCRATLKKCRTERCARGGYEFADGGAQGSGGGPVVEDCTSDESAGLRSPAHESAVQTSSPSPSLLGAIPGQRTTEQEPLVAAMEPAQPARTSKAVLGELDALVGLESVKREVRALTDMIEVGRRRQQAGLKAASVRRHLVFTGSPGTGKTTVARLYGEILASLGVLEKGHLVEVSRVDLVGEHIGSTAIRTQEAFDRARGGVLFIDEAYALSPEDSGRDFGREAIDTLVKLMEDHREAVVVIVAGYTAEMERFLSVNPGVASRFSRTITFSDYAPEELLRIMEQQAEEHEYRLAPGAAEALLKYFTAIPKGPAFGNGRTARQTFEAMVERHAGRVAQLDEPSTDDLTLLYAEDLPELP